The sequence below is a genomic window from Rudanella lutea DSM 19387.
TGGCTTTGCGCACCCGCGGAGTACGGGTGCCCGAGGAGGTGGCATTGGTTGGGTTTAACGATGAGCCGGTGGTTAGCCTACTGACACCGTCAGTATCCAGTGTTGCCCAACCTGCCTATGAGATGGGTCGAATGGCTACTAAGTTGCTGATTCAGCAAATAAACAGTGACACTTCGTTACCCCCGCAGACGATTGTTGTTAAGCCAGAGTTGGTTATTCGGGAGTCTTCCGTTCGCAAAGGGTAAGTCAGACAGGAAAAATGATTTTAAGGAGGGGAGCATGCTTAGGCACCTTAATATTTCTACGAACAATCAAGGCTAGTGGCCAATGTGATGAAGATATAGAGCAAACATGTGCCACTCAATAGTATTGATCAGTATACATCTTTTTATGATAATGAGAATGGTTCAGTAGTCGTTTAGTACCAAACCATTCTCATTACTCGATGTGTATTTTTTATTGAAGACGTATCGTATTTGGGTTATCTTGTTGCCGTTACTAGCGCATGTATCTCTGGCGCAGCGAGTAACCATAAGGGGTTACGTAACCGATCGAACATCCGGCGAAGCGCTCATGAGCGCAACCGTGTTCGACACCCAGAAACAGACAGGAGTTACGACCAACCCGTACGGGTATTTCTCCCTGCCGCTCTCCCAACCAACTCGTCTTCGATTCTCTTATGTGGGATACGAGCCGCTCGAGGTTGATGTTTCAGCAACTTCAGACACCATAATGCAGATTCGATTATGGCCTGCTACCCACGAAATAGCGCCCGTCTCCGTGTCCGCAACGGGGGCAAACACGGCAAACGACCACCCCATTGGCCTGGTTGCAATACCTATTAGCCAGTTGAAAGCAGTGCCAGCCTTGCTGGGTGAAACCGACCTGATAAAGGCGTTGGCATTGACACCGGGTGTGACGGTGGGTAGCGAAGGCACCACGGGGTTGCAGGTCAGGGGAGGTAGCCCGGATCAGAATTTAATAATCCTCGACGATGCCACGGTCTATAATGTGTCCCATCTGTTTGGCTTTGTTTCCACCTTTAATCCCGACGCTATTCGTAAAGTCGATTTGTACAAGGCGGGTTTTCCGGCTCACTTCGGTGGACGTTTGTCGTCAATCATTGACCTGAGTATGAAGGAGGGGAATAATCAACGACACCGGGGGGATGCGAGTATTGGGTTGGTCAGCTCCCGTCTGTTGTTGGAGGGACCGCTATCCAACGCGTTGAAGGGCCGTTCTTCTTACTTTGTGTCGGCCCGTAGTTCATATTTCACCCTCTTCCTGCTCCCGACCCTGCTTGCTGCTCGAAGCTCGCCGAACGGTCAGTACGTAAACTACTGGCTTTATGATGTGAACGCCAAAGCCAATCACCAATTTCGGGACGGCAGTCGACTTTTCGTTAGCCTTTATAACGGCCATGATGCGTGGGTTGCCCAGGAAGGGTCAAAAACAAACCGATCAGCTTTTAACCTGAACTGGGGTAACACGACCACCTCCATTCGCTACACCCGCTCTCTGTTAAAACGTCTTTTTCTACGATCAACGCTTACCTTTTCCCGGTACCAGTATACCCTAAGTACCCGGGACCGTAGCAAACCGGGTAAGGATTGGATCACCACCCAGCAGATAGCGGTTACTTCATCCATTCGGGATGTAACGGCAAAAACGGTTCTGGAGTGGAACCCATTACCTGGCCACAACGTGCAGGCTGGCGTTGAAGCGATCCGCCACCGCTTTCAGCCGACCCGGTTAGTGACGACCTATGAAATCAATCCTGATACGTTGAACCGAATTAACCAGGCCGTAGCTGCTTCGGAGGTAGCCGGTTTCCTCGAAGATGATGTATCGTTGACCCGCTGGCTCCGGGCGAACGTGGGTGTCCGGGCCGTGAGCTACCGGGTTGATCGTCAAACGTACTCGTATATGGAACCACGTCTGACGTTAAATGTGGCTGCGGGTGAGCGGTTATCGGTTAAGTTTGCTTACTCCAAAATGCACCAATTTGTGCATTTGCTTTCGAGCAACAGTATTGGACTGCCCAATGACGTATGGGTGCCTGCTACGGGTGAAACTCCACCACAGGCCTCTGACCAGATGGCTGTTGGCTTGACGTACTTACCCGCCAACCGTTCCCTTAGCGTCACCCTGGAGGCCTATCACAAACGCTCAACCGGCCTGATTGACTATCAAACGGGATCTAATTTTTTAAGCAACTTCAATCGCCGGTGGGAAAATACGGTTGAGCGCAATGGAGAGGGAGATAGCCGTGGTATTGAAGTGATGGTTCTAAAAACGCAGGGGCGACTGACGGGATGGACGGGCTACACGCTGGCCCACCACCGGCGTCGTTTTGCAACCATTGATCAAAACCGCTGGTACGATGCTACGTATGACCGGCGGCACGTTTTTTCGGCAACGGGCCAATACCAGTTCAATGACCGTATTCGGGCTTCGGCAACCTGGGTTTATCAATCGGGGCAGCCCACCACAGTGCCCATTGCGATGCAGGAAAACCTGGGTCAGGAGGCAACGGCGTATCCGTTGTTTGTCTACGGAGATCGCAACAACTTTCGCATGCCCGCGTACCATCGTCTGGATGTAGGGGTAACGATTGGGCATAAAACGCGTCGACGAATGCGCAACGCTCACTGGTCCTTTGGCTTATACAATGCGTACAACCGATCCAACCCGTTTTATCTCGATTTTAGTAGAAAACTCGTTTGGGGTGCTGATGGGAAAGCTACGGGTTTTGATTATAAAGTGGTCCGGAAAGCGGTTTTCCCGGTTCTTCCCTATGCAAGTTAATCCCTCGAATTGAACTGATGAAGTCGCTGATCCTTGTACTAAGCGCGCTGGCTCCGATTGTATTCGGCATCCTTTCCGGGTGTACGAAGGAGTTAGGGTTCGATCTGCCCTATGATGGGGATAAACTGGTTCTGTATGGGGTGTTGTCGCCAGATAGCGTAGTGTCGCTACGGGTGAGCCGAACCTACCCCCCGACGGGTCGTTACAACTACGGACGGTGGGTCACCAACGCCAGGGTGCAGTTATACGAGGACAGTTTACTCGTTGAAGAACTGTCCCACCTGGCCAATGGCCGATACGTGTCGCCTTCCAACTTTACCCCCCAACCTGGCCGCTCGTATTATTTCACGGTATCCAGTAGCGGTATGCCTGATAGTTACAGTCTTCCCGAGCAGGTGCCCGAGCGAATTAAGATTGGGCAGTATGCGTTTGCCGAACCCATAGAGGCTCAAGTAAACGCGGGAGTGACTGCCCGCAAACTGGATTGTCGATTTACCGATAGCCCAGCCACGACGGACTACTATGCCGTTAGGTTGTCTGGTTACAGTAGGGGCTTTTTTGTGGCGATCAATTCGTTTGGTCTTGATCGGCCGGATGAATATGGGGATGGCTGCGGGTTCCGCAGCGCAGGTCAATTAAATGAATATAATCTATCGGACGTCTGCTTTAGCGGCCAGCCAACAACCGTCCGGGTAGGGGTAGAATTAGAAGGTCCCGTGCAACCGGGGGGATTGAGAGGCAAATTGGATCAGTTACGCGTAAGCTTAATCCGCGCGAATCGGGGGTACTTTGAGTATAACCGTACATTCAATGCAAATGAAGGGTTTCTTCAGGCTTTTCAGCCGCCCCAGGTACGCTACTCCAATGTGAAAGGTGGATACGGCATCATTTTGTCTTACAGTAGCGATACCGTCACGATTCGAATAGAGTAGCGTACGAAAGAGACGTAATGCTTTTTGGTATAAAAGCGAAAGCCGCAGCTAGTCGAGTAATTAATTCTAAAGAGCAAAATATAAAAAGGAACTAAAAGTAACTAGCAGAAAAACCCATGTATAAAACTCTACTTATGGGGAATAATGAACACAGCGTTGAACTTTTGGATGAATATAGCATGATAAAAAGAGTTAGCCGATTAGGCTCAAGCCAGACCGGATTCAAACGAAACATTTATGATGCCGGTAATTTGACAGGGAGCATTAGGCCGTAAAGTGTGTCAAGTTAGCAAAGTGTAACCTGACACACTTTACGAATAAAGTCCCTCTACACATAGAAACACTCCGACTTCAAGCAACTCCGCTTTTAAGCGTCTCTATAACGACTCGACAAAACGTTGTCGCAAGGATTGCCGGCTCATAGCAAACGGCCAGGAATGGTATTTATCACATTAACGAAGTGCGCTGAACTTTCGAATCTCGGTGTTTAGCTCTTTGAGACCCAGCTGGAGACCTCGTTTGGCGCCTTCCTCAAACTGGGCCAAAATCTCTTTGGCTTCAATCCGGTTCGGATCGCCCAGATTGTCGTTTACAAATTTGTCTCGAAGGCTCACTAACCCACCGCCCATGGCCATGGCCAGTAACGGGTTGACGTCGAAAAACGGAATGGGGGGATTGGCTTCCTGCTTGCGTGTGTTCTGCCACGGGTCAATATGCGGAATGAGGTCGGGCAAAATGGGCTGAATAATATCAATCAAGAGTTGCAACCGGCGGCACTGACTCGCTTTATTCCCCAGTACATCGGTTGCGTGTGTACCAATGCTGTACAGCAGCGACGGGCTGATTCGCTCGAACCGCAGAGCGGGGTTGTCCATGGTTGCTTCCATCACCCGGTGCTCAAACAACAATTGCCAGATCAGCCGCGACCGAAAGCAGCTGTGATTGCCGGGGCGTGAAAGCCAAACGGCTGTGTTGATGTAGTAGTGCTTGATTTGCGCTAAATGTTGCTGCCCGGTGGCCGAAGCCAGAAAGCCGCGCCCTTTGACGTTGGTGTCCGGTTCGGAGGCTTCACCAATGAGGTTCACGTTTACATAATGGTGCCAGGTTGAGTCGGTTACCACCCGGCCGATGTTAGCCCGGTGGCCATCGTAAGCACATATAGCTCCGAACGTTTGGGCTTGGGTAGCCTGCTTGGTGCTGGCCGTACTACCGGCAAGGACGGTAGAGTAGGCGATGATTTCGGGCCCTATGCCCATCGGAAACTCTGGAGTGCCGTCTTTCTCGTAATTGCCGCTCAGGTCAGTTGGCTCAACGCATTGGCCTTCGTGCGGGTGGTCGGGCAGTACCCGGATGCGCCCCAGCGGACTGCACAGGATAGGGTGGGGGTAAGTTTCACGCAGAAAACCACCCAATGCGCTGGAGTACAACCGGGGCTGAATTTCCTGCGGAATATCGTCCGACTGATCGTCGAACTGTGACCCCGCATCGTGGCCAATGCGGTTGGTATCGTTTCGGTTGGGGTCCTGCATACCCACGTTGCCGGCTGCGTTGGTCCAAAGCCGCATTTTTCGGACCCGGGGTACCGACCCGCATAAGGCCCGGCCCAGCTCACCGTGGTCGCCGGTGGCAAACACCCCTCCGCCTTTGTTCATAAACGCGCTCAGGATGACCAATTCAGCGTCGGAAAGCCCCTGTACCGAGGAATCAATGCCGAATAGCCAGACCTGATCGTACATCGTGTCGGTAAAATGGTTTCCGTCGGTGAAGCGGAAGTTAGGAATGCTCCGGTGAACGGTTACGTTGGGGTTGCCCACATTGCTTCCCCGGTGGGCAATCGTAATCTGAAAATCGACGTACGCACGGCCGTCATTGGCCAGAATGGAAACAAACGTGGAGAGACCAAAGTCGCCCAACCCGAAGTCGAGGGTGCCGTCGGTGAGCAACAGAAGCTTTACCCGACACGGTCGGCGCCACCAGGGATACAGTTTTTCGGGCGAAACTTTGAGCAGGTCGGCCCGCAGGTTGATGGCTTCGACCAGATGGGCATTTTCGGTAAAAAAGGCTTGTGTCGACATGGACGTAGGGTGGTTTAAAGGTGATTTGCCGGTTAGTCGCAAAGCCGGACAAATGCGCAAACAACCCAGGTCGAGTTGAGACCAAATAATCCTGATAGTTGCTTTTTCAGGATTGCTTTTGTGGGGCAATCAAACAAAAAAGGGCTCCACCAAATGGCAAAGCCCTTTCCCTCATAATCTATTTGCCTACTTTAACATGAGTTACTCTCCCCCTTACTTTTCCTCCAGCAGCTGCCAGCACTGGAATAGCGCGCGGGGAATGTGGTAGCATCCTTTCCATTTGCCGCCTTTGAGGGGCAGTAACACCTCGCCCCGCCGGTTCAGGTAACCAAACCATTCGCCGTGCTCCGGGTCGGGGAAGTGGGCCCAGGTGTAATCGTGTACCCGCTCAAACCACGTCAGACAGTCGGTATTGCCCGTTAGCCGATAGCCTTTGAGGAGGCTGATAAGTGTTTCGACGTGCACCCACCAGAGTTTCTGATCCCATTCGAGCTGCTGGGGAGGGTAGCCCTTCGCGTCCATGAAATACAGAATCCCACCGAATTCGGTATCCCAGGCGTATTGGAGGGTGTCGAGGGTGATTTTGACGGCCCGCTCCATCAGGCCCCGGTCGTTGCGCCGATGGGCCAGGTCCATGATAAACCACATGGCCTCAATGGCGTGGCCGGGGTTGAGCAACCGCCCCTCAAACGAGTCGGACACCTGCCCGTCGGGCGAAACGTTTTCACGAATCAGGCCCAGCGTTGGGTCGTAGAAGACGTCCATCACCTCGTGGATGCACTCGTCAATGGTTTGCTCCACCAGCGATTGGTCGAGCAGGTGCTCAATTTCGAGGGCCAGATTGCACAGAATCATGGGCAGGGCAAAGTTCTTCAGCGGGCGCGTGCCATCGACGGCCTTGCTCCATTGGCCTTTGGGGTTGTCGCGCCGGGCCAGAATCTGCCGGAAGGTGCGCTCGGCGAGCTGGGCCTGTTGGTCGTTGCCGGTAGCAAGCGAAAGTTGACCGAACGCCATAGTGGCGAAGCAATCTGAGAAAATATTGTACGGTTGCACGAGCGGGCGGCCATCCTGCGTCAGTGAAAAGTACCAGGGAGCCTCCATGGGCCCGTTGCTTTTCGCCTGGCCAAATCGCTGGAGAAAATCGGCTCCGTGCTGTGCGGTGGCCAGCCAGCTTTCGCGTTGGTCGGCCGGGAAGTGGGGGAGCCGGTTGTACAACATGGCAAAGGTCCAGACCTGCCGGGCTTGTAACCAGATAAACTTGTCGGTGTC
It includes:
- a CDS encoding TonB-dependent receptor, with the translated sequence MYFLLKTYRIWVILLPLLAHVSLAQRVTIRGYVTDRTSGEALMSATVFDTQKQTGVTTNPYGYFSLPLSQPTRLRFSYVGYEPLEVDVSATSDTIMQIRLWPATHEIAPVSVSATGANTANDHPIGLVAIPISQLKAVPALLGETDLIKALALTPGVTVGSEGTTGLQVRGGSPDQNLIILDDATVYNVSHLFGFVSTFNPDAIRKVDLYKAGFPAHFGGRLSSIIDLSMKEGNNQRHRGDASIGLVSSRLLLEGPLSNALKGRSSYFVSARSSYFTLFLLPTLLAARSSPNGQYVNYWLYDVNAKANHQFRDGSRLFVSLYNGHDAWVAQEGSKTNRSAFNLNWGNTTTSIRYTRSLLKRLFLRSTLTFSRYQYTLSTRDRSKPGKDWITTQQIAVTSSIRDVTAKTVLEWNPLPGHNVQAGVEAIRHRFQPTRLVTTYEINPDTLNRINQAVAASEVAGFLEDDVSLTRWLRANVGVRAVSYRVDRQTYSYMEPRLTLNVAAGERLSVKFAYSKMHQFVHLLSSNSIGLPNDVWVPATGETPPQASDQMAVGLTYLPANRSLSVTLEAYHKRSTGLIDYQTGSNFLSNFNRRWENTVERNGEGDSRGIEVMVLKTQGRLTGWTGYTLAHHRRRFATIDQNRWYDATYDRRHVFSATGQYQFNDRIRASATWVYQSGQPTTVPIAMQENLGQEATAYPLFVYGDRNNFRMPAYHRLDVGVTIGHKTRRRMRNAHWSFGLYNAYNRSNPFYLDFSRKLVWGADGKATGFDYKVVRKAVFPVLPYAS
- a CDS encoding DUF4249 domain-containing protein, with the translated sequence MKSLILVLSALAPIVFGILSGCTKELGFDLPYDGDKLVLYGVLSPDSVVSLRVSRTYPPTGRYNYGRWVTNARVQLYEDSLLVEELSHLANGRYVSPSNFTPQPGRSYYFTVSSSGMPDSYSLPEQVPERIKIGQYAFAEPIEAQVNAGVTARKLDCRFTDSPATTDYYAVRLSGYSRGFFVAINSFGLDRPDEYGDGCGFRSAGQLNEYNLSDVCFSGQPTTVRVGVELEGPVQPGGLRGKLDQLRVSLIRANRGYFEYNRTFNANEGFLQAFQPPQVRYSNVKGGYGIILSYSSDTVTIRIE
- a CDS encoding AGE family epimerase/isomerase, yielding MTTDLSSYAPLYRDVLLNDVLPFWQTHSIDRAHGGFFTCLNRDGSVFDTDKFIWLQARQVWTFAMLYNRLPHFPADQRESWLATAQHGADFLQRFGQAKSNGPMEAPWYFSLTQDGRPLVQPYNIFSDCFATMAFGQLSLATGNDQQAQLAERTFRQILARRDNPKGQWSKAVDGTRPLKNFALPMILCNLALEIEHLLDQSLVEQTIDECIHEVMDVFYDPTLGLIRENVSPDGQVSDSFEGRLLNPGHAIEAMWFIMDLAHRRNDRGLMERAVKITLDTLQYAWDTEFGGILYFMDAKGYPPQQLEWDQKLWWVHVETLISLLKGYRLTGNTDCLTWFERVHDYTWAHFPDPEHGEWFGYLNRRGEVLLPLKGGKWKGCYHIPRALFQCWQLLEEK